Sequence from the Prosthecobacter debontii genome:
CGGCGGTGCGTGTTTCGCCCGGCAGCACGGAGGTGGCCGAGACGGATAGTAGCATTCGCCGTGCGATGAAGGCGGTCACTGATTTGGCTAAACTCACGGCTCCTGATGCCAAAGACAGGCTCATGGCCATCAGTCAGCTCGGCATGGAACGCGATCTGGCTAAACTGCCGATTCTGGAGGAGCGGCTCAAAGTGGAAACGGACAGTGGGGTGAAGCGTGCGGTGCAGGAAGCCATCGCCTTGACCCAATTGAAGAGTCCTGATGTGGCTGTGAAAATTAAGGGCTGTGAGGCATTGACCGATATCCATCCTCTCAGTGCCAAAGATTCCTTGGAAGCCATTATCAGGGAGGCGGATCAGTCGGGGAATACCGAGCTGTCATCGGCTGCTCTGAAAGCGCTCAACGCGGTGGAGTCTCATCGTTCGACGGTGAATTTTTTTGGCACGATCTTCCGTGGGTTTTCTTTGGGGTCCGTCCTATTGGTCGTGGCCATCGGTCTGGCGATCACCTTTGGATTGATGGGCGTAATCAATATGGCCCACGGGGAATTGATCGCAGTGGGGGCTTACACCACTTATGTGGTGCAATGCATTTTTGCAGATGGGTTGGCCATCTCTCCTTTCGGTTTTAACGTCTCCATTCCAGGGATGAAGGCCACGGGAACTCTGTATGAATTCTACTTTGTCGTGGCACTGCCGATGGCTTTCATCATGGCGGCTTTGGTGGGGTTGGCTCTTGAGCGCGGAGTGATCCGTTTTCTTTACCGCCGTCCATTGGAAAGCTTGTTGGCCACCTGGGGCGTCTCCCTCGTGCTGCAGCAGTTGTTCCGGTTAATCTTTGGTGCCAACAACGTCCAGGTGGGCAGCCCGTCCTGGCTGAGTGATAACTGGACGATCAATGATGTGATTCTGGGATGGAACCGCGTGTTTGTTATCGGCTTTGCCATTCTGATTGTTGTTGGCACATGGGCCTTGCTGACGAAAACGCCTCTGGGTCTGTTGATTCGTGCGGTGATGCAGAATCGCAACATGGCGGCCTGTTTAGGGGTGCGCACGGAGCGGGTGAATATGCTCACGTTTGGCTTCGGCAGTGGCTTGGCAGGGTTGGCGGGGGCCTTCCTATCCCAGATTGGTAACGTGGGCCCGAGCCTGGGGCAAAACTACATCGTGGACGCCTTCATGACCGTGGTCGTCGGTGGTGTCGGAAGTCTGATCGGCACCGTCGCGAGCGCGCTTGGCATTGGGGTTCTGGATCAGTCACTCCAGCAGATTCTCGGTAATCCGGTCCTTGGTAAGATTCTCGTTTTGGGAGGCATCATCCTCTTTTTGCAATGGCGCCCAGCGGGCCTCTTCGCCACCAAAACACGCAGTCTGGAATCCTGAAATCCAACTTTCACGACACCTTCTTTCATGACGCACTCCTTGCTCGTTCGCCCCATTGCCAAAAGAGAATGGACCTTCACTGCGGTCATCGCTTTTTTCTTCATCGTGCTGATGCCGTTGATGAACTATTTCGGCTGGATCAGTGACTTCACCATCAACCTCTGGGGGAAATATCTCTGTTACGCCATGCTGGCCATCAGTGTGGATTTGCTCTGGGGTTATACCGGGTTGTTAAGCCTCGGGCAGGCGCTCTTCTTTTCTTTGGGGGGCTACATGATGGGCATGTATCTCATGCGCATGATCGGGGATCTCGGGCAGTATCACAAAGACATGCCGGATTTCTTGGTCTTCCTGGGCTGGGAACAGTTGCCCACTTTCTGGAAGCCGTTCAGCAACTTCCCCTTCGCTATGGTGATGATGCTGTTGCTGCCGGGGATTGTCTCCTATGTCTTTGGCTGGCTGGCGTTTCGTTCAAGGGTTCGCGGGGTTTATTTCTCCATCCTGACGCAGGCCCTGACTTACGGTGCCTCGCTCATGTTCTTCCGCAACGATATGCTCATGGGCGGAAATAACGGCTTTACGGATTTCCGCTTCATCTTGGGTTTCGACATCCGCAGTCCCGAGACCAAGCGAGGATTGTTTATCGTGACGGCGCTGGTTCTCTCTCTGACTTATGTGGGATTGCGCTGCCTGACTCGGAGCCGATTCGGTCTGATTCAGCAGGCTGTGCGCGACAGTGAAAACCGCGTGCTCTTCAGCGGCTACTCATCGCCTAACTTCAAACTGTTTATCTTTGTCTTGAGTGCCTTGATCGGTTCCATCGGCGGAGCACTGTATGTGCCTCAGGTCGGCATCATTAACCCGAGTGAAATGACCACAGACAAGTCTCTCGAAGCCGTCGTTTGGACGGCGGTCGGTGGGCGCGGCACCTTGATTGGGCCGATCGTCGGCGCGGTCGGTGTCAATGCGCTGAAAAGCTGGGCCACTCGTGCCTACCCTGACCTTTGGCTGATCATCCTCGGCGGCATGTTCATCATCGTCGTGCTTTTCCTGCCGAAAGGGATCGTCGGGATTCCTGGGATGATCCAAGACTGGCTCAAAAAACGACAGCGCCTCAAGGAATCGGATGACGTCGCTGTGAAGCCTGAGGAAGAAGCTGCATAATTTCATTCACATGGACCATCCGCTCATTCTTAACGCAGAAGGCGTCAACAAGTCCTTCGCTGGTTTTAAAGCCATTACGGATCTCAATTTCTATCTCGTCGAAGGTGAACTTCGCACGGTGATCGGGCCGAATGGTGCTGGCAAAACGACCTTTCTGGATCTTATCACCGGCCGGACCAAACCGGACACCGGCACCATCACTTTTGGAGCATTGACAGAACTGGTGCCGCTGAGCGAGCACGAGATCGTGCGCCTCGGCATCGGCCGTAAATTTCAAACGCCGACCGTGTACACTGAGCACACGGTTTTTGAAAACCTCCTGCTTTCTCTGGAAGGGGTGCGAGGGGTTTGGCAGACACTCTTCAGCCGGACGACCAGCACGGACATTGACCGCATCGATGAGATTCTCAAGACCATCAATCTGGGCATGCGTCGCAATGACCTTGCGGGTTCTCTGTCTCACGGACAGAAGCAGTGGTTGGAGATCGGCATGTTGCTGGCTCAAAACTCCAAGCTGCTGCTGATCGATGAGCCTGCTGCTGGCATGAGTGACGACGAAACGGCACTGACAGGTGAGCTTCTCCTGAAGCTGGCTGGGAAACACAGCATCATCGTCATTGAGCATGATATGGTCTTCGTGAAGCAGATCGCCACGGGCCGAAAAGTGACGGTGCTCCATCAAGGCAGTGTGCTCTGCGAGGGCAGTGTCGATGCCGTGCAGAACGACCCCAAAGTGATCGAAGTGTATCTCGGACGCAAGAAAGCCGCCTAACCAAAGACATGCTTACTCTCTCTTCCATTCATGCATCCATCGGCGGTAGCCGCATCCTACGCGGTGTCGATCTGACCGTGCCCGATGGTCAACTGTGCTGTCTCATGGGCCGCAATGGCGTGGGTAAAACCAGCACCTTGCGCTCCATTGTCGGACTCTTCAAAACGGATAGCGGCAAGATCTCCTTGGCTGGGACGGACATCACCAAGCTGGCCCCTGAAGAGCGGGCACGACTCGGGCTTGCATATGTGCCTCAAGGTCGTGATATTTTTCCCTTCTTAACCGTGGAGGAGAATCTCTTGCTAGGGGCCACCGCCCGCGGGCTGAAGACCAATGGCAAGCTGGACCGGATCTTTACGCTTTTTCCCATCATCAAGGAATTCCTCCCACGCAAAGGGGGCATGCTCAGCGGTGGTCAGCAGCAGCAGCTTGCGATCGCTCGTGCTTTGTTGACGGAACCCAAGGTGTTGATTTTGGATGAGCCGACGGAGGGCATTCAACCGAACGTGATTGATCAGATCGGTGACGCTCTGAAGATTCTGCGCTCTGAAGACAAAATGAGCATTCTTCTGGTGGAACAATACCTCGACTTTTGCCGTGAATTGGCGGATGTATTTTACATCATGGACCGGGGTGCGGTCGTCGCTGAAGGTGGAGTCAAAGATCTCACCGACGAAGTGGTGAAAGAGCACCTGACGGTGTGATCCAATCTGTGTTTTGAAACTATGCCTGAGACTTCTTTGTCTATGATTTCGAAAATGAAGAACCGTGCTATCGGATGGTTCAGTGCTGCAACTGCAACAGTGCTGACGGCTCTGCCTTTGCATGCTCACCACTTGCCTCCGGGCATGGAGGACATCGATGAGTTTGAAGATGGAGCGGCCTTCATGGCGGGGATTCGCCATTTCGTCTCGGGGGCGGATCATTGGTTGTTCGCGGTGGCCATAGGTGCCATGGCGGTCACCGTGATGAGAAGACGTAACGCGAAAAACTTGATGGTTGCTTTAGCTCTCGGGGCAGGCGTTGGAACTGCGTTAGGCGTGAATCAAGTGATGATTCCCGGGGCATCGTGGAGTGTGTTCGCTGCCTTTTTGGCACCTGCTCTGGTGTGGTGCCTGAAGGACTCGTTGTCGGGATGGGGCAAAGCGGGGCTGGTGATGCTGGCTGCGGTGTGGCAGGGTAATCAACACGGGTTGGCTTGGCCTTTGGACTCTGCTTCAGGCTTCTACACGGTGGGGATTTTGAGCACCCTGATGGTCTTTGTCGCCGGTGGTTATGGTCTTGCCTGGGCTCTGCGAAAAATGGTGGTGGCGCTGAGCTCTCGGCGGCTTATTGGGGCGCACTGAGGTTGAGCCGTTGACTCATG
This genomic interval carries:
- the urtB gene encoding urea ABC transporter permease subunit UrtB — encoded protein: MNKAWLHGIFAAFIFSLSVSHAQETKTARQIISEAVPLTEDSDTQVKMIQSMTGLPDPEVEPLLAAWKEGSIYLVTGADGKKVAVTLAGDPDAAKKEAAIRLDTKEPLKDAAGAAVRVSPGSTEVAETDSSIRRAMKAVTDLAKLTAPDAKDRLMAISQLGMERDLAKLPILEERLKVETDSGVKRAVQEAIALTQLKSPDVAVKIKGCEALTDIHPLSAKDSLEAIIREADQSGNTELSSAALKALNAVESHRSTVNFFGTIFRGFSLGSVLLVVAIGLAITFGLMGVINMAHGELIAVGAYTTYVVQCIFADGLAISPFGFNVSIPGMKATGTLYEFYFVVALPMAFIMAALVGLALERGVIRFLYRRPLESLLATWGVSLVLQQLFRLIFGANNVQVGSPSWLSDNWTINDVILGWNRVFVIGFAILIVVGTWALLTKTPLGLLIRAVMQNRNMAACLGVRTERVNMLTFGFGSGLAGLAGAFLSQIGNVGPSLGQNYIVDAFMTVVVGGVGSLIGTVASALGIGVLDQSLQQILGNPVLGKILVLGGIILFLQWRPAGLFATKTRSLES
- the urtC gene encoding urea ABC transporter permease subunit UrtC, producing MTHSLLVRPIAKREWTFTAVIAFFFIVLMPLMNYFGWISDFTINLWGKYLCYAMLAISVDLLWGYTGLLSLGQALFFSLGGYMMGMYLMRMIGDLGQYHKDMPDFLVFLGWEQLPTFWKPFSNFPFAMVMMLLLPGIVSYVFGWLAFRSRVRGVYFSILTQALTYGASLMFFRNDMLMGGNNGFTDFRFILGFDIRSPETKRGLFIVTALVLSLTYVGLRCLTRSRFGLIQQAVRDSENRVLFSGYSSPNFKLFIFVLSALIGSIGGALYVPQVGIINPSEMTTDKSLEAVVWTAVGGRGTLIGPIVGAVGVNALKSWATRAYPDLWLIILGGMFIIVVLFLPKGIVGIPGMIQDWLKKRQRLKESDDVAVKPEEEAA
- the urtD gene encoding urea ABC transporter ATP-binding protein UrtD encodes the protein MDHPLILNAEGVNKSFAGFKAITDLNFYLVEGELRTVIGPNGAGKTTFLDLITGRTKPDTGTITFGALTELVPLSEHEIVRLGIGRKFQTPTVYTEHTVFENLLLSLEGVRGVWQTLFSRTTSTDIDRIDEILKTINLGMRRNDLAGSLSHGQKQWLEIGMLLAQNSKLLLIDEPAAGMSDDETALTGELLLKLAGKHSIIVIEHDMVFVKQIATGRKVTVLHQGSVLCEGSVDAVQNDPKVIEVYLGRKKAA
- the urtE gene encoding urea ABC transporter ATP-binding subunit UrtE; this translates as MLTLSSIHASIGGSRILRGVDLTVPDGQLCCLMGRNGVGKTSTLRSIVGLFKTDSGKISLAGTDITKLAPEERARLGLAYVPQGRDIFPFLTVEENLLLGATARGLKTNGKLDRIFTLFPIIKEFLPRKGGMLSGGQQQQLAIARALLTEPKVLILDEPTEGIQPNVIDQIGDALKILRSEDKMSILLVEQYLDFCRELADVFYIMDRGAVVAEGGVKDLTDEVVKEHLTV
- a CDS encoding HupE/UreJ family protein produces the protein MKNRAIGWFSAATATVLTALPLHAHHLPPGMEDIDEFEDGAAFMAGIRHFVSGADHWLFAVAIGAMAVTVMRRRNAKNLMVALALGAGVGTALGVNQVMIPGASWSVFAAFLAPALVWCLKDSLSGWGKAGLVMLAAVWQGNQHGLAWPLDSASGFYTVGILSTLMVFVAGGYGLAWALRKMVVALSSRRLIGAH